The following proteins come from a genomic window of Cyanobacteria bacterium GSL.Bin1:
- a CDS encoding CopG family transcriptional regulator has protein sequence MNPEELERKFDAGEDVLEYFDLSTLKRPGLEVKRVNVDFPQWMIDALDREAQRLGIHRQAVIKTWIAQHLDQQVEKVTK, from the coding sequence ATGAATCCTGAAGAATTAGAGAGAAAATTTGATGCCGGTGAAGATGTCTTAGAGTATTTTGATTTATCTACCCTCAAACGTCCTGGGTTAGAAGTTAAGAGGGTCAATGTTGATTTTCCTCAATGGATGATAGATGCACTAGATAGAGAAGCGCAACGGCTTGGGATTCATCGACAGGCAGTCATCAAAACTTGGATCGCGCAGCACTTAGATCAACAAGTCGAAAAAGTTACTAAATAA
- a CDS encoding sulfurtransferase: MESVVSVDWLFNSLDDPNVVVIDCRFQLSDPNWGRQQYETSHIPGAFYLDLNQDLSSPVQKHGGRHPLPNSNTFAQKLAKMGIHFNQTLVVAYDDSRCAFAARLWWLLRYLGHDQVAVLDGGWKVWKNAGYPVSTEIPSLAAGNFIPQPREHWVVDREGVKARQADEKAVIIDSRDPDRYRGEREPIDPVAGHIPGALNFPWKTVTDEQGNLYHPAKQRQRWLNGESSVEENQEKIVYCGSGVTACVNLLSLHLAQLPHGKLYSGSWSDWCSYL, translated from the coding sequence ATGGAATCGGTTGTTTCCGTTGATTGGCTATTCAACTCTCTCGATGATCCCAACGTTGTCGTCATTGACTGTCGCTTCCAACTTTCTGACCCCAATTGGGGACGCCAGCAGTATGAAACCAGCCACATCCCAGGTGCATTTTACTTGGACTTGAATCAAGATTTATCGTCACCGGTACAAAAACATGGCGGACGCCATCCTCTTCCTAATTCAAACACCTTCGCCCAAAAATTAGCAAAGATGGGCATTCATTTTAACCAAACCTTAGTGGTCGCTTATGATGACTCCCGTTGTGCTTTTGCGGCACGGTTATGGTGGTTATTACGATACTTAGGGCATGATCAAGTTGCCGTCTTAGATGGCGGATGGAAGGTTTGGAAAAATGCCGGTTATCCCGTGAGTACAGAAATTCCTTCCTTAGCAGCGGGAAACTTTATCCCTCAGCCACGAGAACATTGGGTCGTCGATCGAGAAGGAGTGAAAGCGCGTCAAGCTGATGAGAAGGCAGTGATTATCGATTCTAGAGATCCGGATCGTTATCGTGGAGAAAGAGAACCCATTGATCCGGTGGCGGGACATATTCCAGGGGCATTGAATTTTCCTTGGAAAACGGTCACTGACGAACAAGGGAATTTGTATCATCCAGCCAAACAGCGACAACGTTGGTTAAATGGAGAGTCTTCTGTTGAAGAGAACCAGGAAAAAATTGTTTATTGTGGGTCTGGAGTGACAGCTTGTGTCAATTTATTATCCTTGCATTTAGCGCAACTTCCTCATGGTAAACTCTATTCTGGAAGTTGGAGTGACTGGTGTTCATATTTATAA
- a CDS encoding BrnT family toxin, translated as MKFEYDLAKSESNQFKHGINFEQAQQLWLDPRRVEIQAKSMIELRFMVIGKIEGRCWSAIVTYREQTVRIISVRRSRKEEVGLYES; from the coding sequence GTGAAGTTTGAATATGATCTAGCTAAGAGCGAGAGCAATCAGTTTAAGCATGGAATTAACTTTGAACAAGCACAGCAACTATGGTTAGATCCCCGACGAGTTGAGATTCAAGCCAAGTCAATGATCGAACTTAGATTTATGGTAATCGGTAAAATTGAAGGTAGATGTTGGTCTGCAATTGTTACCTATCGTGAGCAAACTGTTCGCATCATTTCTGTAAGGAGATCGCGCAAAGAAGAGGTGGGGTTATATGAATCCTGA